GATAGCTTCCATTTGATCATTGCAATGGATTGTATTGAAGTCATTTTTGCACCAGGTAAATGTTTAGCCCCAGTTTTCTCCCATAttttgcctgaccaaaggtggcaaccctcaTGCATATCCACATGGAAGTATAACATAGATTAGCATTAAATTTTTCACTTTGACAAtccaatcatatcatatcatattaattagtcaaattatacaaatgcatatcGATTaatccaaatattatgccaaattataaaaaatttcacttcccatgcttcagatcAGAGGGTTCTGATCATCGATTAATTACTGCCTTTCTAATCAATATAGTCCAAATCCTTTCCAATCATTATACTCCAAAATAATCCAGATCATTTCCAATAATCCTTTGATCTTCTCACGGCCTCTGAGATGTTCTCACAAGCGAGATTAAGCAAACAATATccatttctgtgtggattttatgtctatGCTTCCCCATAAATTCCATTGCAGTCTCTCCCATGCTGGCAGCTGCCATATTCAGCCAAATCCAATAAATCATGTCCGAGTGTCTGCTCATTAATTTCTCCGGTTGCAGATTTACAGTCTTTCCAGGAAAGGGTCAGCCAAGTCCAAATAGAAAACACACATCTAATAACATACCAATGGCTCCCTCGCCCTATGACTGCCCGTCCACAACCCAGCCTCAGCCCCAAGATGGTGGATTCAATTATAACTGCGTCACaagccataaatcttcttaaaacCGTCCACAAAGAATTTTAACAAACTCCAGCTGCTGATGAAATCTACATTAGGGAAGCTTTGATCTTGCAAGCTTATCAAAGAATATATAAATAAGtccttaattatatatatttcaatttcCACACAGTTTGTATTTTATAATTTCTCGCTTATTCTAGATATTTTAGACGGTTCTTCCAGGGAAGTTTTGTTAACTAAATcttaaaacataatttaaaagaaGAGTCTCTCGCTCCCCTTTCTGTTCCGTCCGACATACCACTGTCTTTAATGCGATGTTGCCTCAAATCCTCTTATCTCTCAGTGGCTGAATTTTTGGCAGTGTCTTCCCCCTCttcgtctgaagcatgtccataaTTTTAATTCCAATTATTCCTCTTAAATCATGGAACCTGACATGCAGGTGGAGACAGCGTCCGGGAGATCCAGTCTATCTTGGGGGCTTTCCTTCCagtgccccccagcccctccttccttccgaatTTGGGACCGGGTAGTGGGCATCTGCAGATGAGAATGCATCTTCCATTCCCCGGGAAGCATTTGGGAGGCTGCTTTACTCCCATAACAGCCTCTAATTACCCCTTGATAGTCGGAGCGATGGAATGCTCGGCCATCTTCCGTCATAGATTAGCATAATTCAAGGAAAGAGCTGGGTATGGAGTCCTCCCAGCATAGATAATATTTGTCCAGCTCCAAATTGTTGCTGCATTTCTGTGGCAAGAAAATTGCTGGGGGGGAAACAGATCCCTTGTCAAGAATCTGTTAGACTGCAGTGAAAGAAGGGAAAGAGTTGTCAGAAGAGTTTTTCGTATGTATTTGTCAAACTTATTTTCATGTTCTTTTCTCTTCAGGTATTACAACAACTTTACCCTTTGTACAGAACACAAGGCTGCAACAGCAAAGTGCTTTTGGCCTAACCCCATTGCTGAGGGCTTCATCACTGGAATCCATAAACAATTCTTTTCAAACTGTACTTCAAAAAAAGTGCATTGGGAAGATCCTCCAGATAAAATTTTGATCACCCTGATTTTCATTCCAGTTCTCTTGACAATTGCCATGATTGGGCTAGTGGTATGGTGCAGTAAGAGAAATGATATTTTAGTGTAGCTAAACCTTCATCaccattctttattatttttattttagctttGTTTTTAGAATGACTGATGGCAAAATAATAagaatttttatatatttacagaGTTCTAAGCTGTGTCAAGCAATAAAAGGAATATTTATGCAGCCACACATGCCTACAATCTGCAACTATTACTGGTACTTCTCTAACAGTGCAGAAATTGTTTTGACAATGAACAAAATGGCTGACAAGCATATTTCTGTAACAGAAGCCATATGGAAAAAACTGAAAATATAATCTGAACCTGCTACCTATAATGGAATGTTGTTtatgtaaatgaataaataaataaattgtatttaCTACAGGGTTTGTTttggaattaaaaacaaatattaaaggCTTTGAAGCATGAATTTTTACAGGCCTCTGTGACCAAAGAGCCGTAACATGAGTGTTGCTGAAGAACTTGATTTCAACACTTCTGTTTTCCAAAACACACCGTGAAAAGgagcagctaataataataataataataataataataataatacattatttataccccacccatctagctgggtttccccagccactctgggcagcttccagcaaaatattaaaaaatgcaataattcatcaaatattaaaagcttccctaaaccttcaggtgtcttctaaaagtcagatggttgtttatttccttgacatctggtgggagggcattccacagggcaggtgccaccatcgagaaagccctctgcctggttccctgtaattttgcttctcacagtgagggaactgccagaagaccctcagagctggacctcagtgtcctgatgggggtggagacgctttttcgggtatactaggccgaggctgtttagggctttaaaggtcagcaccaacacttggtggccactcc
The genomic region above belongs to Zootoca vivipara chromosome 7, rZooViv1.1, whole genome shotgun sequence and contains:
- the RAMP3 gene encoding receptor activity-modifying protein 3 yields the protein MEIHALWLAQHLLFALWVNSLLTIGLAGAQQGVICNESLMLQNLPLCGKSFQEMMHKVDSAKWCNLTEFILYYNNFTLCTEHKAATAKCFWPNPIAEGFITGIHKQFFSNCTSKKVHWEDPPDKILITLIFIPVLLTIAMIGLVVWCSKRNDILV